Proteins co-encoded in one Canis lupus familiaris isolate Mischka breed German Shepherd chromosome 36, alternate assembly UU_Cfam_GSD_1.0, whole genome shotgun sequence genomic window:
- the ATP5MC3 gene encoding ATP synthase F(0) complex subunit C3, mitochondrial, with amino-acid sequence MLACAKLACAPALIRAGSRVAYRPISASVLYRPEARPGERSTVFNGAQNGVSQRIQREFQTSAISRDIDTAAKFIGAGAATVGVAGSGAGIGTVFGSLIIGYARNPSLKQQLFSYAILGFALSEAMGLFCLMVAFLILFAM; translated from the exons ATGTTGGCCTGCGCCAAGCTCGCCTGCGCCCCCGCTCTG atcCGAGCTGGATCCAGAGTTGCATACAGACCAATTTCTGCATCAGTGTTATATCGACCAGAGGCTAGGCCTGGAGAG cgCTCTACGGTATTTAATGGGGCCCAGAATGGTGTGTCTCAGCGAATCCAAAGGGAGTTTCAGACCAGTGCAATCAGCAGAGACATTGATACTGCTGCCAAATTTATTGGTGCAGGTGCTGCAACAGTGGGAGTGGCTGGTTCTGGTGCTGGTATTGGAACAGTCTTTGGCAGCCTTATCATTGGTTATGCCAG AAACCCTTCGCTGAAGCAGCAGCTGTTTTCATATGCTATCCTGGGATTTGCCTTGTCTGAAGCTATGGGTCTCTTTTGTTTGATGGTTGCTTTCTTGATCTTGTTTGCCATGTAA